A genome region from Pseudoalteromonas tetraodonis includes the following:
- a CDS encoding alkaline phosphatase — MNKLTVLSLAVMVALTGCSSDDDKNSNNILAVDLPIAVGSAQCINGGVETQSGVDTNTNGQLESNEVTHTNLVCNDPATSLTSEQLASLSNNVWFSDAQTKLAGAQDAASKVVTESGKAKNVILFVGDGMGISTVTAARILAGQLQGEMGEDHQLSFETMPYSGFVKTYNVDAQTPDSAGTMTAMASGVKTDVGVIGIDEAVERGSCASGKGHELVTSLELAEIAGKSTGIVSTARITHATPAATYAKSADRNWEDISDMPASESANCEDIASQLVNFEKNLEARFSGIDVDGIEVVMGGGRRHFLPKDAAFNSADAVSAVEGDRTDNRDLTAEWKTQYPNGAYVMDQAGFAAIDATTTERVFGLFNESHMQYEADRGNDIAGEPSLSQMTEKAIDVLDNNDKGFFLTVESGRIDHAHHAGNAYNALNDTVELAKAVKVAMENTNPEETLIVVTADHSHVFTIAGYPKRGNPILGKVVGVGQTEPSLAADDMPYTTVGYTNGLGYRDLGAETDADASYLAAPVTGRVDLSNVDTTTPGFHQEALVPLSSETHAGEDVGVYAMGPGAHLVTGTNEQSFLFHVMDFAADFVKAADEKVAQ; from the coding sequence ATGAATAAATTAACAGTACTTTCTTTAGCAGTAATGGTCGCATTAACGGGGTGTTCGAGTGATGACGACAAAAACAGCAATAATATTTTAGCGGTCGATCTCCCAATTGCTGTAGGCTCAGCACAATGTATCAATGGCGGCGTAGAAACACAAAGCGGTGTTGATACCAATACAAACGGGCAATTAGAGAGCAACGAAGTAACGCACACTAACTTAGTCTGTAACGACCCAGCCACCTCATTAACGAGCGAGCAGCTGGCGTCTCTTAGCAATAACGTATGGTTTAGTGATGCACAAACTAAGCTCGCCGGCGCGCAAGATGCTGCAAGTAAAGTGGTAACTGAATCGGGTAAAGCTAAAAATGTGATCTTGTTTGTTGGCGATGGAATGGGTATTTCTACTGTGACAGCTGCCCGTATTTTAGCGGGGCAATTACAGGGTGAAATGGGTGAAGATCACCAATTAAGCTTTGAAACCATGCCGTACTCTGGGTTTGTAAAAACCTATAACGTGGATGCACAAACGCCAGATTCTGCCGGTACAATGACGGCAATGGCCTCAGGTGTAAAAACCGATGTGGGTGTAATTGGTATAGACGAAGCGGTTGAACGTGGTAGTTGTGCATCAGGCAAAGGACATGAGCTTGTTACGTCATTAGAGCTGGCTGAGATTGCCGGTAAGTCTACGGGTATTGTTTCTACTGCACGTATTACCCATGCAACACCTGCGGCAACCTACGCTAAATCGGCAGACCGTAACTGGGAAGATATTTCAGATATGCCTGCTTCTGAGTCAGCTAATTGTGAAGATATTGCCTCACAGCTGGTTAACTTTGAAAAGAACCTAGAAGCACGTTTTAGTGGTATTGATGTAGACGGAATTGAAGTGGTTATGGGTGGCGGGCGTCGTCACTTTTTACCAAAAGATGCCGCGTTTAACTCTGCTGACGCAGTTAGTGCTGTAGAGGGCGATCGTACAGATAATCGCGACTTAACCGCCGAGTGGAAAACGCAATATCCAAATGGGGCTTATGTGATGGATCAAGCGGGTTTTGCTGCGATTGATGCAACCACAACTGAGCGTGTATTTGGTTTATTTAATGAATCTCACATGCAATACGAAGCCGACCGTGGCAATGATATTGCAGGCGAGCCTTCATTATCACAAATGACCGAAAAAGCGATTGATGTGCTTGATAACAACGATAAAGGCTTTTTCTTAACGGTTGAGTCGGGTCGTATTGACCACGCGCATCATGCGGGTAATGCATACAACGCACTGAACGATACTGTAGAGCTGGCTAAAGCAGTAAAAGTAGCGATGGAAAACACCAACCCAGAAGAGACGCTAATTGTAGTGACAGCCGATCACAGTCACGTATTTACCATTGCGGGCTACCCTAAACGCGGTAACCCAATTTTAGGTAAAGTGGTTGGTGTAGGGCAAACAGAGCCCAGCCTTGCTGCCGACGATATGCCTTATACTACAGTTGGTTACACTAATGGTTTAGGCTACAGAGACCTAGGTGCAGAAACCGATGCTGATGCATCTTACTTAGCAGCACCCGTTACAGGGCGTGTTGATTTAAGTAATGTTGATACAACAACGCCAGGTTTTCACCAAGAGGCACTTGTGCCACTATCATCAGAAACTCACGCAGGCGAAGATGTAGGTGTGTATGCAATGGGCCCAGGGGCGCATTTAGTAACAGGTACTAATGAGCAAAGCTTTTTATTCCATGTTATGGACTTTGCCGCTGACTTTGTAAAAGCCGCGGATGAAAAAGTAGCGCAATAA